In Chanodichthys erythropterus isolate Z2021 chromosome 11, ASM2448905v1, whole genome shotgun sequence, a single window of DNA contains:
- the cilp gene encoding cartilage intermediate layer protein 1 yields MGCLSTWTFLLFLLEITGTLSQGTWGSIMGTSWRPNPAVYHNEDNYEWTTWFNVDHPGGKGDYEKLNAIRFYYQARVCEVPRALEARTTEWIPARNTGERVHADPALGFWCVNDEQPVGRNCSNYAVRFLCPKNIVSDNEELIWGPWSEWTVCPAQCNQVATQHRSRSCKSNSKQCNGQALEARSCQGPPCPRCELQCVMGKVNDECDGCNCQDHTVLGSVRSAGGLPAPGAAILHAGSRPKLLTVTDHNGHFLVPGICPDGNTTLMIKLNNHAPQQVTVPPSTERTSVLILKLERAKKLYVLKNPENKARREGQTAAFCCKVDGTPEPSQYEWFHNGTLLDRSQYQYDETLVLRNLSLDHIGEYYCRASNENGAIKSKPATLTVIGQKAPSCNPKPDSHLIRLPHDCFQNETNSFYYDVGRCPTSTCTGKLDNGIRCKDSVSYCCGVSNMEEKEIICQGYQLPIMVVTQCGCKTCVETKAIVRGRAIAADTDEPMRFGYIYMDGTRVSRTGYKGTFSIQVPTNTKRLVLTFVDNMQKFVNTTKVLPFNPKGGAVFHEIKLLRKKPAVTISSRETNKLDLGEVEGQDPIAEIEIPPNAFYKENGEVFMGNVKASVTFLDPRDLSTAAAAQSDLNFIGDEGDTLPLRTYGMFSVDFRDEEGGESLNAGEVKVRLDAAQVKMPEHLKTMKLWSLNPDTGLWEEEGQFHAEKKQRGKREERTFLIGNMEIRERRLFNLDVPENRRCYVKVRAFRSERYMPSEQIEGVVTTLINMEPTPGFSTNPRAWGRFDSVITGPNGACLPAFCDEQKADAYSAYVMANLGGEELEAVASSPKLNPNIVGVPQPYLNKLNYRRTDHDDPRIKKTAFSMNVAKPRSNAAEEANGPVYPFEKLKECEEAPFSAAHFRFSRVEGDRYDYNTVPFNEDDPMSWTEDYLSWWPKPMEYRACYIKVRLNSAHEINVRSRNMGGTHPKTVGQLYGIRDTRSIRDMDQSTVSAVCLEFKCSGMLYDQDRVDRTLVKVMPQGSCKRDSVNSMLQEYLVNHLPLAVNNDTNEFTMLAPLDPLGHNYGIYTVTDQDPRTAKEIALGRCFDGTSDGTSRVMKSNEGVALTFTCGAKEVTRQSMFQQMQNSLGQATAGSARPGRGNRRQRGGSTSPRSSKRRSTRNSYTRAQLVG; encoded by the exons ATGGGCTGCCTCTCAACATGGACCTTTCTTCTGTTTCTGTTAGAAATTACAGGCACTTTATCTCAAG GGACATGGGGAAGCATCATGGGGACATCATGGAGACCAAACCCAGCTGTGTACCATAATGAAG ATAATTACGAGTGGACCACATGGTTCAATGTAGATCACCCTGGAGGAAAAGGAGACTATGAGAAGCTGAATGCCATTCGTTTTTATTATCAAGCGCGTGTGTGTGAGGTTCCTCGAGCTCTAGAGGCACGCACTACCGAATGGATCCCAGCTCGCAACACTGGGGAAAGAGTACATGCTGACCCAGCTTTAGGGTTCTGGTGTGTCAATGATGAACAGCCTGTTGGGAGGAACTGCTCAAACTATGCCGTACGCTTTCTATGTCCAAAAA ACATTGTTTCAGATAATGAAGAACTGATATGGGGTCCATGGTCAGAGTGGACTGTGTGTCCAGCCCAGTGCAATCAGGTGGCAACACAGCATCGCTCTAGAAGCTGCAAATCCAATTCCAAGCAATGCAATGGCCAAGCTCTCGAGGCTAGGTCATGTCAAGGCCCACCTTGTCCAC GCTGTGAACTGCAGTGTGTGATGGGCAAGGTAAATGATGAGTGTGATGGCTGCAATTGCCAGGATCATACAGTTTTAGGATCAGTCCGTAGTGCGGGGGGTCTCCCTGCACCTGGAGCTGCCATTCTCCATGCTGGTTCCAGGCCCAAACTCCTCACTGTTACTGATCACAATGGGCACTTTCTGGTCCCTGGAATCTGCCCTGATGGCAACACTACTCTGATGATTAAGCTGAATAATCACGCTCCACAACAAGTCACCGTGCCACCAAGCACCGAACGCACTTCTGTCCTCATTTTAAAGCTAGAGAGAGCAA AAAAACTGTATGTGCTAAAAAACCCTGAGAACAAGGCCAGAAGGGAaggtcagacagctgccttctgtTGTAAGGTCGATGGGACACCTGAACCAAGCCAGTATGAATG GTTCCACAATGGCACTCTGCTGGACAGGAGTCAGTATCAGTATGACGAGACACTGGTTTTGAGGAATCTCAGTTTGGACCATATTGGAGAATACTACTGCAGAGCCAGTAATGAGAACGGTGCCATCAAATCCAAACCAGCCACCCTCACGGTTATTG GTCAAAAAGCGCCATCATGCAACCCTAAGCCTGATTCCCACCTGATCCGTCTACCACATGACTGCTTTCAAAACGAGACCAACTCTTTCTACTACGATGTGGGGAGATGCCCAACCTCCACATGCACAGGGAAGCTGGATAACGGCATCAGATGCAAAGACTCAGTTTCCTACTGCTGTGGAGTTTCAAACATGGAGGAGAAAGAGATTATATGTCAGGGATATCAGTTGCCTATCATGGTAGTAACTCAATGTGGTTGCAAAACATGTGTGGAGACAAAAGCTATTGTTCGTGGACGTGCTATTGCAGCAGACACTGATGAACCCATGAGGTTTGGATACATCTACATGGATGGCACAAGAGTAAGTCGAACTGGATACAAAGGCACATTCTCAATCCAGGTACCAACAAACACAAAGCGTCTGGTCCTCACATTTGTGGACAACATGCAGAAGTTCGTGAACACCACAAAAGTTTTACCATTCAATCCTAAAGGTGGAGCTGTGTTCCATGAGATCAAGCTGTTGAGGAAAAAGCCTGCTGTTACAATTAGCTCAAGAGAAACTAACAAGCTAGATCTTGGTGAGGTAGAAGGCCAGGATCCCATTGCTGAGATTGAAATCCCACCCAATGCGTTCTATAAAGAAAATGGAGAGGTGTTCATGGGAAATGTCAAAGCCAGCGTGACTTTCCTCGATCCCAGGGATTTATCAACAGCAGCGGCTGCCCAAAGTGATCTCAACTTCATTGGCGATGAAGGTGACACTCTGCCCTTGAGGACCTATGGAATGTTCTCAGTGGACTTCAGGGACGAAGAAGGAGGCGAGTCGCTCAATGCCGGAGAGGTGAAAGTGCGTCTCGATGCAGCACAAGTAAAGATGCCTGAGCACTTGAAGACCATGAAATTATGGTCTCTTAATCCTGATACAGGTTTGTGGGAAGAGGAGGGCCAGTTCCATGCTGAGAAGAAGCAACGGGGGAAAAGAGAGGAGAGGACCTTCCTCATAGGTAACATGGAAATCCGTGAGCGGCGGCTGTTTAACTTGGATGTACCTGAGAACAGGAGATGTTATGTGAAAGTGCGGGCTTTCCGTAGCGAACGGTACATGCCAAGTGAGCAAATCGAAGGAGTTGTGACGACTTTAATAAATATGGAGCCCACACCAGGGTTTTCAACCAACCCTCGGGCTTGGGGTAGATTTGACAGCGTCATCACTGGCCCAAATGGTGCGTGCCTTCCAGCCTTCTGTGATGAACAGAAAGCAGATGCATATTCTGCCTACGTCATGGCCAACCTTGGGGGAGAAGAGCTAGAGGCAGTAGCATCCTCTCCTAAGTTGAATCCTAACATTGTTGGCGTCCCGCAACCCTATTTGAATAAACTTAACTACAGACGCACAGACCACGATGATCCCAGAATAAAAAAGACAGCATTCAGTATGAACGTGGCCAAACCTCGGTCAAACGCAGCCGAGGAGGCCAATGGTCCAGTTTACCCATTTGAAAAGCTTAAAGAGTGTGAGGAAGCTCCATTCAGTGCAGCTCACTTCCGTTTCTCGAGAGTTGAAGGAGATCGGTATGATTATAACACAGTGCCTTTCAATGAGGACGATCCCATGAGCTGGACTGAAGACTACTTGAGTTGGTGGCCAAAGCCTATGGAATACAGGGCCTGCTACATTAAAGTAAGACTCAATAGTGCCCATGAGATCAACGTTCGTTCTCGCAATATGGGAGGTACCCATCCAAAAACCGTTGGCCAACTATATGGCATCCGTGACACCAGAAGCATCCGGGACATGGATCAGTCAACTGTTTCAGCTGTGTGTCTGGAGTTTAAGTGCAGTGGGATGCTCTATGATCAAGACAGAGTGGATCGGACCCTTGTGAAGGTAATGCCTCAGGGCAGCTGCAAGCGAGACAGTGTAAACAGCATGCTACAGGAATACTTGGTAAATCACCTTCCACTGGCTGTCAACAATGACACAAATGAGTTCACCATGCTTGCACCTCTGGACCCTCTGGGCCACAACTATGGTATCTATACAGTGACTGACCAAGACCCCAGGACGGCAAAAGAAATTGCGCTTGGCCGTTGTTTTGATGGTACATCAGATGGCACCTCTCGAGTCATGAAGAGCAATGAAGGTGTGGCATTAACATTCACCTGTGGTGCTAAAGAGGTCACTAGGCAGAGTATGTTCCAGCAGATGCAGAACTCACTGGGTCAGGCCACAGCTGGAAGTGCACGGCCAGGAAGAGGAAATCGGAGGCAGAGAGGCGGCTCAACATCACCTCGCAGCAGTAAGAGGAGGAGTACTCGTAATTCCTATACACGTGCCCAGCTTGTTGGTTGA
- the eif3jb gene encoding eukaryotic translation initiation factor 3 subunit J-B isoform X1: MADSDGWDADNFEASEPIVTAPGLLDKWEGEDEEEDVKDNWDDDEEDEKEEEKKSEQIKAEETHTGLEQLEEVKPPEKKKLSDKIKEKEIKQKKKQEELKKKIEESEISESLSPEELLAEKLRVKKLQEEADLELAREAFGVDPAAANASTTVITTNNASGIEAMCPSSKDDFVAFEKLLKDKITQFEKSVHYSSFLESLFRELCISLEVDDLKKISTSLSVLLSEKQKQEKEKKANKKKKKGVLPGGGLKAKLKDDFADYGEFDGGYGNDYDDFM; encoded by the exons ATGGCGGATTCCGACGGCTGGG ACGCTGACAACTTCGAGGCAAGTGAGCCGATCGTAACTGCCCCCGGGCTGCTCGATAAATGGGAAGGCGAGGACGAGGAGGAAGACGTGAAG GATAACTGggatgatgatgaggaggaCGAGAAGGAGGAAGAGAAGAAATCTGAACAGATAAAAGCTG aagaaactcatacaggtttggaacaacttgaag AGGTGAAACCTCCTGAGAAGAAAAAATTAAGTGATAaaataaaagagaaagaaattaagcaaaagaaaaaacaagagGAGTTGAAAAAGAAG ATAGAAGAATCAGAGATAAGTGAGAGTTTATCACCAGAAGAGCTTTTAGCAGAGAAGCTTCGAGTGAAGAAGCTGCAAGAGGAGGCAGACTTGGAATTGGCCCGTGAGGCATTTG GTGTTGATCCTGCTGCTGCAAATGCCTCTACTACTGTAATCACAACAAACAATGCCTCTGGAATTGAAGCCATGTGCCCCTCATCCAAAGATGACTTTGTTGCATTTGAAAAATTACTGAAAGACAAGATAACACAGTTTGAAAAATCAGTGCATTATTCCAGCTTTTTGGAGTCACTCTTTCGAGAGCTTTGTATTTCAT tggaAGTAGATGACCTGAAGAAAATAAGTACTTCTTTGTCTGTTCTGCTCAGTGAAAAACAAAAGCAAGAAAAG GAAAAGAAGGCaaataagaaaaagaagaaaggtGTACTCCCTGGTGGAGGATTGAAAGCAAAACTGAAAGATGACTTTGCTGATTATGGTGAATTTGACGGTGGCTACGGCAATGACTACGATGACTTCATGTGA
- the eif3jb gene encoding eukaryotic translation initiation factor 3 subunit J-B isoform X2 produces MADSDGWDADNFEASEPIVTAPGLLDKWEGEDEEEDVKDNWDDDEEDEKEEEKKSEQIKAEVKPPEKKKLSDKIKEKEIKQKKKQEELKKKIEESEISESLSPEELLAEKLRVKKLQEEADLELAREAFGVDPAAANASTTVITTNNASGIEAMCPSSKDDFVAFEKLLKDKITQFEKSVHYSSFLESLFRELCISLEVDDLKKISTSLSVLLSEKQKQEKEKKANKKKKKGVLPGGGLKAKLKDDFADYGEFDGGYGNDYDDFM; encoded by the exons ATGGCGGATTCCGACGGCTGGG ACGCTGACAACTTCGAGGCAAGTGAGCCGATCGTAACTGCCCCCGGGCTGCTCGATAAATGGGAAGGCGAGGACGAGGAGGAAGACGTGAAG GATAACTGggatgatgatgaggaggaCGAGAAGGAGGAAGAGAAGAAATCTGAACAGATAAAAGCTG AGGTGAAACCTCCTGAGAAGAAAAAATTAAGTGATAaaataaaagagaaagaaattaagcaaaagaaaaaacaagagGAGTTGAAAAAGAAG ATAGAAGAATCAGAGATAAGTGAGAGTTTATCACCAGAAGAGCTTTTAGCAGAGAAGCTTCGAGTGAAGAAGCTGCAAGAGGAGGCAGACTTGGAATTGGCCCGTGAGGCATTTG GTGTTGATCCTGCTGCTGCAAATGCCTCTACTACTGTAATCACAACAAACAATGCCTCTGGAATTGAAGCCATGTGCCCCTCATCCAAAGATGACTTTGTTGCATTTGAAAAATTACTGAAAGACAAGATAACACAGTTTGAAAAATCAGTGCATTATTCCAGCTTTTTGGAGTCACTCTTTCGAGAGCTTTGTATTTCAT tggaAGTAGATGACCTGAAGAAAATAAGTACTTCTTTGTCTGTTCTGCTCAGTGAAAAACAAAAGCAAGAAAAG GAAAAGAAGGCaaataagaaaaagaagaaaggtGTACTCCCTGGTGGAGGATTGAAAGCAAAACTGAAAGATGACTTTGCTGATTATGGTGAATTTGACGGTGGCTACGGCAATGACTACGATGACTTCATGTGA